Part of the Chloroflexota bacterium genome, GCATGTATTCCGTCAGCTCGCCGATGGGGTTGCCCAGGTCGGCCATCAGCACCAGGCCGGCGTCGGCGATCCGGCGCGCGGCGGCCTGGAACGTCGCCTCGCCGGGCGGCCAGGCGCCCTGTGCGCCGCGAAACGCGCGAAACAGCCGCACGCTGGCGTCGATCGACTCCTCGACCTGATCCAGCGCGCGGCTGCCGGAGCGCGGATCGACCACCGCGGCCGCCGTCAGCTCTCCATGCCTCGCCGCCGCGGCCAGGGCGTCGGCGTTTCCCAGTCCCGGCTCGTGGTATACCCCGCTGAGCGCCGCCACATAGGTGCGGGTGATTCCCACCACCGCCGCGCGGTCCACGACCTCCGCCGGAGTCCACATGGCGCGAGTGAAGGGCACGGCGCCAAAGTGGCCCGAAACGTCGATGATCTGGTCGGTCATCAGGGTGTTTGGCGCTGGAACGGCGCGCGCATTATGCGCGAAGCGCCCGGCCTTGCCGCGCGGAGACTAGAGCCGGACGAAGCGCTCGAGCTCCAGCGTGAACACCGTGGCTCCGCCGACCTCGACCTCAACCGGCTCGGCCAGCAGCATCGTGTCCCCTGCCAGCGAAACGATCTGCATTTCGCTGCGGGTCTGGCATTGGCTGGCAATCAGGTCCATCAGGGTCTCGTGGCGGGTATGCGAATAGGCCACCATGATGGCCTCACTAGCGCGCTGTAGGAACCCGCCGCGCGTAGGAATCCGCGTGTGGGCGAACCCGGCGTCGTTGAGCGCGTTGGAAAGGCGCATCGCGTCCGCGTCCTGCACCACGGCGATGGCGAGGCGGTCATTCGCGCCGGCGGTCATGGTCACGTCAGAGCCTCGCGAACTGGCCGGCCCGCACCACGAACACGATGCCGTAGGCCGAGCCGCCGGCGTCGGCCCCCGCGGATTGCCGAGCACTCTGCTTCAGCAGATCAATGACGGCATCGACCGCCGACTGCGCCACGCCGATCACAAAGACCGCGTTGCCCCTTCGCAGGAAGCCGCCCTGCGCCGTGATGCGGGTGACGCCGTAGCCTTCGTCGACCAATGCCTGATTCACGCGGTTGGCGTCGTCGTTGTGCACCACCGCGCATACCAGCCGGTCGATCTCGTCAGTCATCGCCGCATCCAGTTGGCCAGGCGCGCCCTTTCACTTTCGCACATGGAGACCATGGCGTAATCCTCCGTCATTCCGGCGTCCGACTCCCTCTCGTATGGGGAGAGGGTTGGGGTGAGGGGCGTCGGGGAGACGGGGGGCCGGGTGACGAGGTGCCGTCACGGCAAGCGGGGAATCCTCAGGTGGTTGCCGAATCCGTGGGCATCCGCGTGGTAGGGCGAGTCGAAGTAGGTCGACGTCTTGAACCACTCGTGGCGTCCGTCGGTAGCCTGGCGCCGCACCCGATCGCGCAGCGCCTGCTGCTCGTCCTCCGTCATCGGCGCAAACGTGCGGGCGATCTCCAGGTCCTGCAGCACGTCGGCGTGGGAGACGGCGCCGCAGGCCAGGGAGGCAATCGGCTGCGAC contains:
- a CDS encoding cyclic-di-AMP receptor — translated: MTAGANDRLAIAVVQDADAMRLSNALNDAGFAHTRIPTRGGFLQRASEAIMVAYSHTRHETLMDLIASQCQTRSEMQIVSLAGDTMLLAEPVEVEVGGATVFTLELERFVRL
- a CDS encoding cyclic-di-AMP receptor — translated: MTDEIDRLVCAVVHNDDANRVNQALVDEGYGVTRITAQGGFLRRGNAVFVIGVAQSAVDAVIDLLKQSARQSAGADAGGSAYGIVFVVRAGQFARL